From a single Miscanthus floridulus cultivar M001 chromosome 8, ASM1932011v1, whole genome shotgun sequence genomic region:
- the LOC136472844 gene encoding probable L-type lectin-domain containing receptor kinase S.5, which translates to MAPAACGGGRGRDRSALSPLLGCLLVFSLLCLHAVICRAQEPGHGQLQPLPALEVETYNYTSFQEGNSREQKELAFSREARIYQDAIQVSPDTGNVGNYQDIMVNKSGSVLLQRRFTMWRRVDNGSGSATAPRVQVVSFNSTFSINVFHLPDSSPRPGEGLTFVVAPSRDEPPPGSYGGYLGLTNATLEANPTPARNRFVAVEFDTTKQDYDPSDNHVGLNVGSVVSVKTANLTAFRIATNSSNPTNYTAWVEYDGAARHVSVYMGVRGEPKPASPVLDSPLDLSEHVPEKAYIGFTASTGTDFELNCILDWTLSIEVIPEKKSTTWVVIVAVVVPVTVVALGVAAFFLARKLRARRSMERRQERLEQQLSNLPGMPRGFAYDKLKKATRNFDERLRLGKGGYGMVYKGVLPADEARPEGMDVAVKQFIRDDGKDVTDFLQEVDIINRLRHKNIVPLIGWCYKKRQLLLVYEYMPNGSLDQHLFRRGVHEQRWPVLSWARRYAIVGDVAAGLHYVHHEYTRMVLHRDVKASNVLLDASFRARLGDFGLARVLDDDREAFTDLHVAGTFGFIAPEYSVGHKASRETDVFAFGALVLEVVTGQLALRAGDPRCPLLSDWVWQMHGRGALLGAVDQSLGADEFDHDEAGRLLLLALACSSPNPGDRPTMPQVLQVLTKATPPPEVPLFKPRFVWPPEGGANFQLSDVEVTTSGTGTDDGVSTRATQSTSYDSFQPHTAPNSSDGYFPALSSGR; encoded by the exons ATGGCGCCTGCTGCATGCGGCGGCGGACGTGGACGTGATCGCTCTGCTCTGTCACCTCTACTAGGCTGTCTCCTCGTCTTCTCGCTGCTCTGCCTCCACGCCGTCATCTGCCGCGCGCAGGAGCCGGGGCACGGGCAGCTGCAGCCGCTGCCGGCGCTGGAGGTGGAGACCTACAACTACACGTCGTTCCAGGAGGGCAACTCGCGGGAGCAGAAGGAGCTGGCGTTCAGCAGGGAGGCCCGCATCTACCAGGACGCGATCCAGGTCTCCCCGGACACCGGCAACGTCGGCAACTACCAGGACATCATGGTCAACAAGTCCGGCTCCGTGCTCCTCCAGCGCCGCTTCACCATGTGGCGCCGCGTCGACAATGGCAGTGGCAGTGCCACGGCGCCGCGCGTCCAGGTCGTGTCGTTCAACAGCACCTTCTCCATCAACGTGTTCCACCTCCCGGACTCGTCGCCGCGGCCCGGCGAGGGGCTCACCTTCGTCGTCGCGCCGTCCCGCGACGAGCCGCCCCCCGGCAGCTACGGCGGCTACCTCGGCCTCACCAACGCCACGCTCGAGGCCAACCCAACTCCGGCGAGGAACCGCTTCGTGGCCGTCGAGTTCGACACCACGAAGCAGGACTACGATCCCAGCGACAACCACGTTGGCCTCAACGTCGGCTCTGTCGTGTCCGTCAAGACGGCGAACCTGACGGCGTTCCGCATCGCCACGAACAGCAGCAATCCCACCAACTACACGGCCTGGGTCGAGTACGACGGCGCGGCGCGGCACGTGTCCGTGTACATGGGCGTCCGGGGCGAGCCGAAGCCGGCGTCCCCGGTGCTGGACTCGCCGCTGGACCTCAGCGAGCACGTCCCCGAGAAGGCGTACATCGGCTTCACCGCGTCCACCGGCACCGACTTCGAGCTCAACTGCATCCTCGACTGGACGCTGTCGATCGAGGTCATCCCGGAGAAGAAGAGCACGACGTGGGTCGtcatcgtcgccgtcgtcgtgccGGTGACCGTCGTCGCGCTCGGCGTCGCCGCCTTCTTCCTCGCCAGGAAGCTGCGCGCGAGGCGGTCCATGGAGAGGCGGCAGGAGCGGCTGGAGCAGCAGCTCAGCAACCTCCCCGGGATGCCCAGGGGGTTCGCGTACGACAAGCTCAAGAAGGCCACCAGGAACTTCGACGAGCGGCTCCGGCTGGGGAAAGGTGGGTACGGCATGGTCTACAAGGGCGTGCTCCCCGCCGACGAGGCCCGGCCGGAGGGGATGGACGTGGCGGTGAAGCAGTTCATCCGGGACGACGGCAAGGACGTCACCGACTTCCTCCAGGAGGTCGACATCATCAACCGGCTGCGCCACAAGAACATCGTCCCTCTCATCG GTTGGTGCTACAAGAAACGGCAACTGCTGCTGGTGTATGAGTACATGCCCAACGGCAGCCTGGACCAGCACCTGTTCCGGCGCGGCGTCCACGAGCAGCGGTGGCCCGTGCTGAGCTGGGCGAGGCGGTACGCCATCGTGGGCGACGTCGCGGCGGGGCTCCACTACGTGCACCACGAGTACACCCGCATGGTGCTGCACCGCGACGTCAAGGCCAGCAACGTGCTGCTGGACGCGTCCTTCCGCGCGCGGCTGGGCGACTTCGGCCTGGCGCGCGTGCTCGACGACGACCGCGAGGCCTTCACCGACCTGCACGTCGCCGGCACGTTCGGCTTCATCGCGCCCGAGTACTCCGTCGGCCACAAGGCGTCGCGGGAGACGGACGTGTTCGCGTTCGGTGCGCTCGTGCTGGAGGTGGTCACGGGGCAGCTTGCGCTCCGCGCCGGCGACCCTCGGTGCCCGCTGCTGTCGGACTGGGTGTGGCAGATGCACGGCCGCGGCGCGCTGCTCGGCGCCGTGGACCAGAGCCTCGGTGCCGACGAGTTCGACCACGACGAGGCCGGACGCCTGCTGCTGCTCGCGCTGGCGTGCAGCAGTCCCAACCCGGGTGACCGGCCCACCATGCCGCAGGTGCTGCAGGTCCTGACCAAGGCCACGCCGCCGCCCGAGGTGCCACTGTTCAAGCCCCGGTTCGTGTGGCCGCCCGAGGGGGGAGCGAATTTCCAGCTGAGCGATGTCGAGGTGACCACGAGTGGCACCGGCACCGACGACGGCGTGTCGACGCGGGCCACGCAGAGCACCTCCTACGACAGCTTCCAGCCGCACACCGCGCCAAACAGCAGCGACGGTTACTTCCCAGCCCTCTCTTCCGGCCGTTGA